A stretch of DNA from Arachis hypogaea cultivar Tifrunner chromosome 19, arahy.Tifrunner.gnm2.J5K5, whole genome shotgun sequence:
TTATTAAGAgtgaattaatgactaattagtaATATGATTGGTGCAGATTGTGGTGGAAAGTGCGGGTACAGATGTAGTAAGGCAGGTAGGCCAAAAATATGCATGAGGGCATGCAAGACGTGCTGCCAGAGGTGTAATTGCGTGCCACCTGGCACCGCCGGCAACCAAAACGCCTGTGCTTGTTACGCCTCTCTCACCACCCATGGAGGAAAATTGAAGTGCCCTTGAATGCGAATCATCATTCATGAGTTCAATATTCTTCTATGTGCAAGCATGCAGTTATCAAGACAATAATATAATGCAAAGTTTACCGGAGGGAAAaacaaataagactagttaagcACATAGCTCGTCGATTACTCTAAAGATCTGATGAAAAATTAAGGGGGTTAATCGTCTTAATCATGACAGGGCAAGTAAATGTATGAGAATGTGGTGAGAAGTTGAGGAGGACATTGGTCCTAAGTTACAGTTTTATTTTATGTCGATTGATCAGCATAATGTTATTGTATTTATCATAAATACAAATACCCTAGACTTgtgatttttatcttatttttaattactgTTATACACTTATTAAATGCTCAACCCCAAAATAACCAGACCATTccattcttttctgtttcttttcatTACTCATCACTTTTTTTCATCAAAACGGGAGAATTAGCCAAGAATACCAAAACAAATCTTTTCCAACCACTgagaataagtgcttcctctctTTTCAGTCAAGGCAGCGTTTGACCGTTTGTTTTGAGGGATTGAGATAgagattaaaagaataaaatatcgtattatatttgttggtttagaaattgatattaaaattttagtatttattctcAAAATTTAAGTATTTCAATATCTTTAAAAAGTGAAAACACAGAagactgaaatttttgaaaataatgactgaaattttaataatattttatacttaaaatactttcacttcaattaattaattttaactttgcaaattaaattagaatttcattcttattttgaaggttgtagaaggcttagataagggggttgaatctatgacatttttttactttaatgaaataacccttttaaaacaaactttcagtTTGAATCTGTTTAAACTCAATagcgaaaaatttatgagacaatttcattttgtctcatgaatatcagaaaacagaacagagaATGGAAGAGAGAAgttgacaccatcatgtatcttAGTTCAGTTGTTTTGTGCAAtgtaacctacatccagtcttcaccacaacagtggtgaaatttctattatagttaaagtattacatacaccaattccacaggattgacacaatcctttcactcttaagttctaacctaatttgacttggttatgctaatacctaactcttcactcttagtgcttacccaactaagaaaggagtacctcactggtacaagatacaagacacaaaaccaacctaaagaaatctgaaatcactttaagcttttcactcaagtgtatcactcagcctttttcactCTTTGACTTTTTCTTAAGCTCTCTCTTTTAGCCTTTTACCACTcaagaaattatagaaagatatacattaaaatgaaattacaatctgtaaaacatgaaggagattaatACTttaacagcctctttgctatgtgatgaaCCAAATTTGCTtgcctctgatttagttcctcATTCTGGTGGGATGCTCCTTTGATTAGGAAACACTGTCCAAGTTGATAAACTTCTTCAGAGAGCTTTTCTCAGAACATAAACCTCAAACGCTGGTTCTCTCTCCTTGCTTTCAGAAGCATGAATAATTTTCTTTCGTATCTCCTTGCATATTGTTGAGATGCTCTCTTCCAAGTTAACTCTTCGAGTTATGTACTACCAACTTACCATATCATTTTTTTTCAGTTAATCCCCAAATTAGAATTTTGAATctgattttctcttatttaacCGAAAGCttcaaggaagcaaagaagaaaagTTTTCAATGGCAATCCCACATCTAAACCCTTGAAatactacttggtccccaagaaacgATCTTGGCTTTTGATTCACAACAGTGTATCTCAAAAATCACTCTTTCCATATCTCAAAATGAAGTAGCAGAGAGTTGGAGAATGAGAGAAGAAAGTAAAATGCCTGTAAAAGGAAATGAATCACCTTTAGTCTTTGACTTAACTTGATGTGGTTTGATTTGGGTGATTAGACCTTAATCTTTTTTGCTTaacccttctctttctttcttctttggtgaATAGTTGAAGAATgaaactttctctctcttttttctaagTTCTGACCAAAGTAAAAaagtgaacgttgcttttggAGGAAGTTGTTTGGAGGGATTGACATGAGGGATCAATTTCGGCTTGGATTGGCTTTGTCCATTCAACCCATTTGATTTCTTTGTTCTAAATTAATTTAGACTTGTTTGTAAGTGTTGCACACTGTGAGacttttgatttttatttcaatttctttgGGTTGCTACAAGTGtgaattttggcctgcaacactttaaacaaaattattaaaactAATTGAGTAATTAGTCCAATAACATAATATGTGTCATCATTAAttatgttagttaatttcttaattcAACATATTTCAGTCTCTATCTTTCACTTTACACCAAACATAAAACTTATTTCAGTTTTTGTCTTTCAATCTCAATCTCTCTAACACTACCTAATAGTATTTTCTATTGTCTTTATTTAGCTTGTAGTGTATATTCTGTTAATTTTCAAATACTATATTTTCCTTTGATCTAgttcttttattaatataaatataaaaaaaattttaattccttAAATACGCACCATATAAAAGTGTTACTAAAATATACAGAGACAATTTATATGAAGTCTCTCTAAAATAGATTTTACTATCATTTTAGATGCATGTATCATCTACGAAATGAGAAGACTTGTGTCGAACTTctaatttaaacaattaaaaaaattacatgtaTGTTCATCTTTTTTTAGAGTACAACGAGTATCTATAAACTATACAATCATCATAGTATaatttatagtaaaaaaaaatactagatctgcaaaaattattattattggtcCACAATTAACTAACAATGTTcaagaattcaaaatttttttttcatgtttcggaggaaactaaaattaataattgcAATTCTAATAAGAATTCTAATTCTTATATTTActctatttataaattaaatcacttttagtttaattttcaattCCATTTTCATGgttacaattttaaaaattaaaaaatctaaaatattccTATAAAAGTAttcaatcttttttaattaaagatatattagtaaaaataaaatctaataaaaataaaattctatcaAAATTATGCATCATTTcaaattatgaatttgaataaaaatagaattgaatttttttcttaataaacttagaattcttttctcttaaaaaaaaacttttcaaatACATTCTAATTAAAAATGCTACGCTAAAAAAACTGTTAGACtaaattgtattttatattttaatatatattttattaaaattttatttttatattattaaatttataatttagtatttaaaaattaaaattagttaaatattaattaaaaataataaattttattaataatataaaattattattttagaaaaattaaagaacaacgtgattttttaaataagttttaattattttatttatcgatttatgtaatttataatttgtactatatttattaatttatatcgcTTTATATATCGTTGAGTTTGAGCCTATTTCTTTTATGTGTAAACAAGATAAAGCACATTCACGTTACATAAACACGACAAATTTCAGACAGCTATAACTGGATCTGAAAAGCATTAGTCTTCACAAATATTTGACTCCTTCTTCTCAATGATTTCCATCACAGTTGGAAAAGTTTCAAAGTAGACACACAAACACAACATGATGCATATGAATAGGGCTCTTTGTTTGAACGATGTTCCCAACCATATATCCTAAATAAATCACCCTTCTTCTCCATATAAATAACTCATCATGGATTCAATCTTTTCTCATCCCACAATTGTCTGTGTCACCTAAGAAAGCTAAGTAGGCAAGCAATGGCATCCACCAGAACTACCACACTAGTGTTGTTCATTATCTGTTTGATCTTTATACAAGAGGTGAATTAATTAAGttccaattttaattttaatttgtttacttTTCACACTATATTGTTCATTACATgaattgattttcaatttgtGATCAGTTGGAGATCCATGGGTTGGAGATCCATGGTGGAACTCAGGACACGGCAGCAGCTCACCAACATATAGGTAAGTAATTAAGCAAAACTTGTGTGATGAATGAATGGCTATGTATGAGAAGTGATTAAGAGTGAATTAATGATTAATAAGTAATATGATTGGTGCAGATTGTGGTGGAAAGTGCGGGTACAGATGTAGTAAGGCAGGAAGGCCAAAAATATGCATGAGGGCATGCAAGACGTGCTGCCAGAGGTGTAATTGCGTGCCACCTGGCACCGCCGGCAACCAAAACGCCTGTCCTTGTTACGCCTCTCTCACCACCCATGGAGGAAAACTGAAGTGCCCTTGAATGTGAATCATCATTCATGAGTTTAATATTCTTCTATGTGCAAGCACGCAGTTATCAAGACAATGATATAATGCAAAGTTTATGGGAGGGAAAAACAAATAAGGCTAATTAAGCACATAGCTCGTGGATTACTCTTAAGATCTGATGAAAAATTAAGTGGGTTAATCGTCTTAATCATGACAGGGCAAGTAAATGTATGAGAATATGGTGAGAAGTTGAGGAGGACATTGGTTCCAAGTTACAGTTTTATTTTATGCCGATTGATCCGCATAATgttattgtatttatataaatacGAATACCTTAGACTTgtgatttttatcttattttttattactgTTATACACTTATTAAATGCTCAATCCCAAAATAACCAGACCATTccattcttttctgtttcttttcatTACTCATCACTCTTTTTCATCAAAACGGGAGAATTAGCCAAGAATACCAAAACAAATCTTTTCCAACCACTGAGAACAAAAGTGCTTCCTCGCGATTGGgtctattttttagattttaatatgGTCTTAGACCCAATGAAACGTAAATATTTTTGGGGCACAACTATACTGAGTCTAAATTGGataaaaattgaatctttaaatctttaacaataatttataaaaaaaaaattataaaaaaat
This window harbors:
- the LOC112779029 gene encoding gibberellin-regulated protein 2-like yields the protein MASTRTTTLVLFIICLIFIQELEIHGLEEIQGGNQDMTAAHHHIDCGGKCGYRCSKAGRPKICMRACKTCCQRCNCVPPGTAGNQNACACYASLTTHGGKLKCP
- the LOC112779030 gene encoding gibberellin-regulated protein 2-like, which produces MASTRTTTLVLFIICLIFIQELEIHGLEIHGGTQDTAAAHQHIDCGGKCGYRCSKAGRPKICMRACKTCCQRCNCVPPGTAGNQNACPCYASLTTHGGKLKCP